In the genome of Loxodonta africana isolate mLoxAfr1 chromosome 16, mLoxAfr1.hap2, whole genome shotgun sequence, one region contains:
- the C16H10orf71 gene encoding cardiac-enriched FHL2-interacting protein has protein sequence MQGNKKGTDGFSDSSSIGSLLDDADREVSSLTERAFRSLCISEDTSFSESPDLTRQVLGSLHQGTVSHTQRKSGIWSQLPSQGTEHTGWAATFQQLPKYVQGEEKYPKGSPPPTPAQRRLEVPVSGLRSSNKPLSKVSSLIKSFDRPDSQRGDSRPPPSKPPVLKTAPKFAPLPESGVNFCFDSAFLTVRRVPAEVSSTHHSGHQPVSKHGEQESPKNLETASHCSSNFLSASNDASSSFESKFHSPAHKSARGEPGRGKEWAPKGTFLHSENSAFESWSTHQPRLLRRKDPTEGVPESKGPKHCQDTPLLRESHPLEHKASPSHAQADCSQEESRLPTGALSTSRPWCSRDPGAQVFTMEGKSSGFQPDPQEKPTQAPWRKPKTGKGRKESLQNASEEKKQPHRRDPPLYAKQTPQGQFPEDEAPDKPVDSRQHYTPPFNISKLLTPVIPTKHVLDSLSNQPAERTPSPPGQPNGYQEKEPGEDQSRDSYKSKAPSLLFNLKDVRKRVKSTYSPNLLLKGIDEKARDKADGKQETVSNGVTLPNGLEDSPASQLSKERTSDILTASYVSTQKDPRADPSGSSADNYLTLSSPPTTAKASFCVNGEAAETGSYEKDDVHREAKLSPTRPGCGSDSSQHGLRKHLSLKICRQEPEAAKTAETLQTHQMQNGISRSVSQDTEPKREAGLLNPSSHQKPSPGPLSPEEEDVFYSDSQSDFMPGLQSKAKFSTSSSDQSFASFEDQQKTWCVESRQEDRKSDMRASDSQRYEKERVTLKDGQQLCALSNGRVCMDESTKGESLQRDGESLSGGRPRRSTEGANFTGSWVGGNKDTALSHAKDLTAAPSSTSNKHILFTIKDNTLRATPVIKPILLPLLRTVSSEDSPAGGHREAESPRPGEDAGAPEGQGIHGTPAPAHPLPTDPQDTHQRPSAHQGPEDHQQAPVMAKTEAFQPAMKGAIPSPPLVGEGEGMRPLPGVAPEVMGSNGRRGSTDQVRLDAPRCVPKITFLKDNTEDGLPPHLLGRCGEEQTQGFRSNFLSTPRAGAPGRRQVPGEVETLPNRGSLEAGSVCSPTASGVWDEASQAPSKLGLPLQEEPPSASPWASLGPAPVTRREDLTHALLWEEGSDAQPEPSAEDLRPLSPKGSLLAVAASSAGLPERLELPVQPERPVGKPPAVPPKTEKALRRAKKLASKRRKTDQGQGRPGEPREERPWPEDSKRAERRPPSPKEMPQKPSFPSVRSLPPPVHRHSVSSFSEHSRRQARVPQSAKPLPPYPVTQKVLQDPQSGEYFVFDLPLQVKIKTFYDPETGQYFKVPVPSSAGGSPESSPADAPVDPLLLFSGFQRLTVTALTPLRCSSQLSTPTFLWPSPSATTEGAAVGHQGPCETGLQRAPRASRNSTQNAPSQCPKGPPHSPKEEGRDTPSLEIITINDLEDFATEGIS, from the coding sequence ATGCAGGGCAACAAGAAGGGCACCGATGGCTTCAGCGACTCCTCGAGCATTGGGAGCCTGCTGGACGACGCAGACCGCGAGGTGAGCAGCCTCACAGAACGTGCCTTCCGCAGCCTGTGCATCTCTGAGGACACGTCCTTCAGCGAGTCCCCAGACCTCACCCGCCAGGTGCTCGGGAGCCTCCACCAGGGGACCGTGAGCCACACCCAGaggaagagtggcatctggagccAGTTACCCTCGCAGGGCACGGAGCACACTGGCTGGGCGGCCACGTTCCAGCAGTTACCCAAGTACGTGCAAGGAGAGGAGAAGTACCCCAAGGGCAGCCCCCCGCCAACGCCAGCCCAGAGGAGGCTGGAGGTGCCAGTTTCTGGCCTGAGGAGCAGCAACAAGCCACTTTCCAAAGTATCGTCCCTAATTAAATCCTTTGACAGGCCAGACAGCCAGCGTGGTGACAGCAGACCTCCCCCAAGCAAGCCTCCGGTTCTAAAAACCGCCCCCAAGTTTGCCCCTCTTCCAGAAAGCGGTGTCAACTTCTGCTTTGATTCAGCCTTTCTGACTGTCAGGAGGGTGCCCGCTGAAGTCTCCAGCACTCACCATAGTGGTCATCAGCCTGTCAGCAAGCATGGGGAGCAGGAGTCCCCAAAGAACCTCGAAACAGCCTCTCACTGCTCCAGCAACTTCCTCTCAGCCTCCAACGATGCCTCCAGCTCCTTCGAATCCAAGTTCCACTCCCCAGCCCACAAGTCAGCCAGGGGCGAgcctggaagaggcaaggagtgGGCTCCAAAAGGGACCTTCCTTCACAGTGAAAACAGTGCTTTTGAGTCATGGAGCACCCACCAACCACGGCTGCTAAGGAGAAAGGACCCCACTGAGGGGGTCCCAGAAAGCAAAGGGCCCAAACATTGCCAGGACACTCCCCTGCTGAGAGAATCCCACCCACTTGAGCACAAAGCGTCCCCCAGCCACGCACAGGCTGACTGCAGTCAGGAAGAGAGTAGGTTGCCCACTGGGGCTCTCTCCACATCCAGACCCTGGTGCTCAAGGGACCCTGGAGCTCAGGTGTTCACCATGGAGGGAAAATCTTCTGGCTTCCAGCCTGACCCTCAGGAGAAGCCAACCCAGGCTccatggagaaaaccaaagactggcaagggaagaaaagaaagtctacaaaatgcttcagaagaaaagaaacaaccTCACAGGAGGGACCCCCCTTTGTATGCAAAGCAGACCCCCCAGGGACAATTTCCTGAAGATGAAGCTCCTGACAAGCCTGTGGACTCCCGCCAACATTACACTCCCCCTTTTAACATCAGCAAGCTTCTGACACCCGTCATACCCACCAAGCATGTCCTGGATTCGTTGAGCAATCAGCCAGCAGAGAGGACTCCATCACCTCCAGGACAGCCCAATGGGTACCAGGAGAAGGAGCCAGGGGAGGACCAGTCCCGGGACAGTTACAAATCCAAAGCCCCCAGCCTTCTGTTCAATCTCAAGGATGTTCGCAAGCGTGTGAAAAGCACCTATAGTCCCAACCTACTCTTGAAAggcattgatgagaaggccagagATAAGGCAGATGGCAAGCAAGAGACTGTTAGCAATGGTGTCACCCTTCCTAACGGGCTTGAGGACAGTCCTGCAAGCCAGCTTTCTAAGGAGAGAACATCAGATATCCTTACTGCATCATACGTCAGCACCCAGAAGGACCCTAGAGCCGACCCCAGTGGGTcgtctgcagataactacttaaCTCTTAGTTCACCTCCAACTACTGCCAAAGCCTCCTTCTGTGTCAATGGGGAAGCTGCTGAGACAGGCAGCTATGAGAAGGATGATGTCCACAGGGAAGCGAAGCTGAGCCCCACCAGGCCAGGCTGTGGCTCGGACTCTAGTCAGCATGGCCTCAGGAAACACCTCTCTCTGAAGATTTGCAGGCAAGAACCTGAGGCTGCAAAGACTGCTGAGACACTGCAGACCCACCAGATGCAGAATGGGATCTCCAGATCAGTCTCCCAAGACACAGAGCCCAAACGAGAGGCAGGTCTGTTGAACCCAAGCTCCCACCAGAAGCCCTCCCCGGGCCCCCTTTCTCCGGAGGAGGAAGACGTGTTTTATAGCGACAGCCAGTCTGATTTTATGCCAGGCCTCCAAAGCAAGGCCAAATTCAGCACCAGTTCTTCAGATCAATCCTTTGCCTCATTCGAGGACCAGCAGAAGACATGGTGTGTCGAGAGCCGGCAGGAAGACAGGAAGAGCGACATGCGTGCAAGTGACAGTCAGAGGTACGAGAAGGAACGAGTGACGCTGAAAGATGGGCAGCAGCTCTGTGCCTTAAGTAACGGACGTGTGTGCATGGATGAGAGCACCAAGGGGGAGAGCTTGCAAAGAGATGGTGAGAGTTTGTCTGGAGGGAGACCAAGGAGATCAACAGAAGGAGCAAATTTCACAGGCTCTTGGGTTGGGGGAAATAAGGATACGGCCCTTTCACATGCCAAAGACTTGACAGCTGCACCATCTTCCACTTCCAACAAACACATACTGTTTACAATTAAAGACAACACCCTCAGGGCCACCCCTGTGATCAAGCCCATCCTGCTGCCCCTCCTGAGGACTGTGTCCTCGGAGGACTCACCCGCTGGTGGCCACAGAGAGGCAGAATCGCCCAGGCCAGGTGAGGATGCTGGTGCCCCAGAGGGCCAGGGAATTCATGGCACCCCAGCACCTGCCCACCCACTGCCCACTGATCCGCAGGACACACACCAGAGGCCCTCAGCCCACCAGGGCCCAGAGGACCACCAGCAGGCCCCCGTCATGGCCAAGACAGAGGCTTTCCAGCCAGCCATGAAGGGGGCTATCCCATCTCCTCCACTGGTGGGAGAGGGTGAAGGGATGAGGCCACTCCCAGGTGTGGCCCCTGAAGTTATGGGGAGCAATGGCAGGAGGGGCTCCACAGACCAGGTGAGGCTGGATGCTCCAAGGTGCGTCCCCAAGATCACTTTCCTGAAAGATAACACAGAAGACGGGCTGCCCCCACACCTGTTGGGAAGGTGTGGGGAAGAACAGACACAAGGTTTCAGAAGTAACTTTTTGTCCACTCCAAGAGCAGGGGCTCCGGGGAGAAGACAGGTCCCTGGTGAGGTGGAGACTTTGCCCAACCGTGGCTCCCTGGAGGCGGGCAGCGTGTGCTCTCCCACTGCCAGTGGCGTTTGGGACGAGGCCTCCCAAGCCCCCAGCAAGCTGGGCTTGCCGCTGCAAGAGGAGCCTCCCTCTGCTAGCCCCTGGGCCAGCCTTGGTCCTGCGCCAGTCACCCGGAGGGAGGACCTGACCCACGCCCTGTTGTGGGAAGAGGGCTCTGACGCCCAGCCAGAGCCATCTGCAGAAGATCTCAGGCCTCTCTCTCCCAAAGGCTCCCTGCTGGCCGTGGCTGCCAGCTCAGCAGGCCTCCCAGAGAGACTGGAGCTGCCTGTGCAGCCAGAGAGGCCAGTAGGCAAGCCACCTGCAGTCCCACCCAAAACCGAGAAGGCACTGCGGCGGGCAAAGAAGCTGGCCAGCAAGAGGAGAAAGACAGACCAGGGTCAAGGGCGGCCTGGCGAGCCCAGGGAAGAGAGGCCATGGCCCGAGGACTCAAAGCGGGCTGAGCGGAGGCCACCATCCCCCAAAGAGATGCCACAGAAACCCAGCTTCCCCTCAGTCCGGTCCCTGCCCCCACCCGTGCACCGCCACTCtgtgtccagcttctcagagcaCAGCAGGAGGCAGGCCAGGGTGCCTCAGTCGGCCAAGCCCCTGCCTCCATACCCTGTCACACAGAAGGTCCTCCAAGACCCCCAGTCTGGGGAGTACTTTGTCTTTGACTTGCCACTCCAGGTGAAAATCAAGACCTTCTACGACCCAGAGACCGGCCAGTATTTCAAGGTCCCAGTCCCATCCTCAGCAGGGGGGTCCCCAGAGTCATCCCCGGCGGACGCACCAGTTGACCCCCTCCTGCTGTTTTCTGGCTTCCAGCGCCTGACCGTGACAGCCTTGACACCCCTGCGGTGCTCCTCCCAGCTCTCCACTCCCACCTTCTTGTGGCCTAGCCCTTCTGCCACCACTGAGGGGGCTGCTGTTGGGCACCAGGGCCCCTGCGAGACAGGACTACAGCGTGCCCCTCGGGCCTCCAGAAACTCAACCCAGAATGCACCCAGCCAATGCCCCAAGGGGCCTCCCCATAGCCCGAAAGAGGAGGGCAGGGATACTCCAAGCCTGGAGATCATCACCATCAATGACTTAGAGGACTTTGCCACTGAAGGCATTTCCTGA